The following proteins come from a genomic window of Campylobacter coli 76339:
- a CDS encoding membrane protein, giving the protein MKAINLFLLAAMIGIELILGIVVAPVIFYPANFIGEGVLSHFQSGLMMTQIFIKMGYLLIFVSIFNLLFEIYSFVKEDMKFQVKFSKLILSILILILSLVFVLYFTNTIIELQNLGEQATKSQEFLGIHNASEVVIKIILLMQVFLYFLSFKIVKKC; this is encoded by the coding sequence TTGAAAGCAATCAATCTATTTTTACTTGCAGCAATGATTGGCATAGAACTTATACTTGGGATAGTTGTTGCTCCGGTAATTTTTTACCCAGCTAACTTTATAGGCGAGGGAGTTTTAAGTCATTTTCAAAGCGGTTTAATGATGACTCAAATTTTCATTAAAATGGGATATTTATTAATTTTTGTTTCTATTTTCAACTTGTTGTTTGAAATCTATTCTTTTGTAAAGGAAGATATGAAATTTCAGGTTAAATTCTCAAAATTAATACTTAGCATACTGATTTTGATTTTAAGCTTAGTATTTGTTTTATATTTTACAAATACTATTATTGAACTACAAAATTTAGGTGAGCAAGCTACAAAAAGTCAAGAATTTCTTGGCATACATAATGCAAGCGAAGTGGTTATAAAAATTATTTTATTGATGCAAGTTTTTCTATATTTCTTAAGTTTTAAAATAGTAAAAAAATGCTAA
- a CDS encoding LSU ribosomal protein L19p, which translates to MKNKYIEQFEAKQIEGKNVPEFRAGDTLKLAIRIKEGDKTRIQNFEGICIARRGNGVDETFIVRKMGANNVGVERIFPIYSESLESITVLRKGRVRRARLFYLRDRRGKAARIKELKK; encoded by the coding sequence ATGAAGAATAAATATATAGAACAATTTGAAGCGAAGCAAATTGAGGGAAAAAATGTTCCAGAATTTCGTGCTGGCGATACTTTAAAGCTTGCAATTCGTATTAAAGAAGGTGATAAAACAAGGATTCAAAACTTTGAAGGAATCTGTATAGCTAGAAGAGGAAATGGTGTAGATGAAACTTTTATCGTTCGTAAAATGGGCGCTAATAATGTTGGTGTAGAAAGAATTTTCCCAATTTATAGTGAGAGCCTAGAAAGCATTACTGTTTTAAGAAAAGGTCGTGTTCGCCGTGCTAGATTATTCTATCTTAGAGATAGACGCGGTAAAGCAGCTCGTATTAAAGAACTTAAAAAATAA
- a CDS encoding Protein-N(5)-glutamine methyltransferase PrmC, methylates polypeptide chain release factors RF1 and RF2 — translation MTIKNALIEAKSRLEKHENEALFILCEYLKKDRTWIFLNQDLEFDSKPYFELIKRFQSGEPFEYIFEKADFWGLEFKVKKGVLIPRYDSEILLSQLLKICKNNNFQNILEIGFGSGILSIILAKELGIKITACDINPKALQLALENAKLHKVEHLIDFRLCDFKQVKENYDFIFSNPPYIQNSYPIDLWVQNEPKEALFGGEKGYEILEEIINFSIERKVKFLACEFGYDQKAILKQILCQKNFQAEFFQDEQGYDRAFVAQFTKK, via the coding sequence TTGACCATAAAAAATGCTCTTATAGAAGCTAAATCTAGGCTTGAAAAACACGAAAATGAAGCCTTGTTTATACTTTGCGAATATCTAAAAAAAGATAGGACTTGGATTTTTTTAAATCAAGATCTAGAATTTGATTCCAAGCCCTATTTTGAACTTATCAAACGCTTTCAATCAGGGGAACCTTTTGAATATATCTTTGAAAAAGCAGATTTTTGGGGCTTGGAATTTAAAGTAAAAAAAGGGGTCTTAATCCCACGCTATGATAGCGAGATTTTACTTTCACAACTTCTTAAAATTTGCAAAAATAATAATTTTCAAAATATATTAGAAATAGGCTTTGGAAGTGGAATTTTAAGTATAATTTTGGCCAAAGAATTGGGAATAAAAATTACAGCTTGTGATATCAACCCCAAAGCTTTGCAACTAGCCTTAGAAAATGCCAAATTGCACAAAGTTGAACATTTAATCGATTTTAGACTTTGTGATTTTAAACAAGTAAAAGAAAACTATGATTTTATTTTTTCAAATCCTCCTTATATCCAAAATTCATACCCCATAGATCTTTGGGTGCAAAACGAACCAAAAGAAGCTTTGTTTGGAGGGGAAAAAGGATATGAAATTTTAGAAGAAATTATAAATTTCTCTATTGAAAGAAAGGTTAAATTTTTAGCATGTGAATTTGGTTATGATCAAAAAGCAATTTTAAAACAAATTTTATGTCAAAAAAATTTTCAAGCTGAATTTTTTCAAGATGAGCAAGGATACGATCGTGCTTTTGTCGCTCAATTTACTAAAAAATAA
- a CDS encoding Putative integral membrane zinc-metalloprotease: MTLIAILYLYTALLSWISYNQIRFLEKEREKQAQILSKEDYQNAADIAIENEKFKLFSNFYTLIVNIAWIGFGFFYLKELLISENSRLENTLFLLAFLIITSILNLPLSIYESFVKDKAHGFSNMTLKLFIKDTIKSLILTLIFGFLILYALLFCYDFFGTFWWLAAFIFAFCVIVIINVIYPTLIAPIFNKMEKLEDENLLSKINDLMKRCGFNANGVYVIDASKRDKRLNAYFGGLFKSKRVVLFDTLLKALSERELLAVLGHELGHFVHKDIIKALINGAITMFLLFFIFCLICLILYIKKAV, encoded by the coding sequence ATGACTTTAATTGCAATTTTATATCTTTATACAGCGCTTTTATCTTGGATTTCTTATAATCAAATTCGCTTTTTAGAAAAAGAAAGAGAAAAGCAAGCTCAAATTTTAAGCAAGGAAGATTATCAAAATGCGGCTGATATTGCTATAGAAAATGAAAAATTCAAGCTTTTTTCAAATTTTTATACTCTGATTGTTAATATCGCATGGATAGGCTTTGGATTTTTCTACTTAAAAGAGCTATTAATCAGCGAAAATTCTCGTCTTGAAAACACTCTATTTTTACTTGCTTTTTTAATTATCACAAGTATTTTAAATTTACCTTTGAGTATTTATGAAAGTTTTGTTAAAGATAAAGCTCATGGTTTTTCAAATATGACTTTAAAACTTTTTATCAAAGACACTATAAAAAGCCTTATCTTAACTTTGATTTTTGGATTTTTAATCCTTTATGCCCTACTTTTTTGCTATGATTTTTTTGGTACTTTTTGGTGGCTTGCAGCTTTTATTTTTGCTTTTTGTGTGATAGTAATTATAAATGTTATTTACCCTACTCTAATCGCTCCCATATTTAACAAAATGGAAAAATTAGAAGATGAGAATTTGCTAAGTAAAATTAACGATCTCATGAAGCGATGTGGCTTCAATGCAAATGGAGTTTATGTAATTGATGCTAGCAAAAGAGATAAGCGTTTAAATGCTTATTTTGGCGGACTTTTTAAAAGTAAAAGAGTAGTGCTTTTTGATACACTTTTAAAAGCCTTAAGCGAAAGAGAACTTCTAGCAGTTTTAGGACATGAGCTTGGACATTTTGTTCACAAAGATATTATAAAAGCACTGATTAATGGTGCGATCACTATGTTTTTACTTTTTTTTATTTTTTGTCTCATTTGCCTGATTTTGTATATCAAGAAAGCCGTCTAG
- a CDS encoding Arsenate reductase, whose amino-acid sequence MKVYGIKNCNSVKKALEFLNQKALEFDFIDIKKIDLNILENWLKYKKFSEIINTAGTTSKKLGLNKDKIESLDEFELKNIILENPSCIKRPVIEKDDQIYIGKEYEQIS is encoded by the coding sequence ATGAAAGTTTATGGAATTAAAAACTGTAATTCCGTAAAAAAAGCTCTAGAATTTTTAAATCAAAAAGCTCTAGAGTTTGATTTTATCGATATTAAAAAGATTGATTTGAATATACTTGAAAATTGGCTTAAATATAAAAAATTTAGTGAAATTATCAATACTGCAGGTACCACCTCAAAAAAATTAGGTTTAAATAAAGACAAAATAGAGAGCTTAGATGAATTTGAGTTGAAAAATATCATTTTAGAAAATCCAAGCTGTATCAAGCGTCCCGTTATAGAAAAGGATGATCAAATTTATATCGGCAAAGAATATGAACAAATTTCGTGA
- a CDS encoding Putative integral membrane zinc-metalloprotease, whose amino-acid sequence MSHLPDFVYQESRLEGVDGGVFALLFIFANIFSFIISPLINALSRKNEFAADQHGSKLTSKEDMKNALIALARENKAFIKTSKIYTFFYLSHPSISDRIKALS is encoded by the coding sequence TTGTCTCATTTGCCTGATTTTGTATATCAAGAAAGCCGTCTAGAAGGAGTTGATGGAGGTGTTTTTGCTCTTTTGTTTATATTTGCAAATATTTTTAGTTTTATTATCTCTCCTTTAATAAATGCTTTAAGCAGAAAAAATGAATTTGCTGCGGATCAGCATGGAAGCAAGCTTACCAGCAAGGAAGATATGAAAAATGCACTTATAGCTCTAGCAAGAGAAAATAAAGCCTTTATTAAAACGAGTAAGATTTATACCTTTTTTTATCTTAGTCATCCAAGTATTAGCGATAGAATCAAGGCTCTTTCTTGA
- a CDS encoding 2-keto-3-deoxy-D-arabino-heptulosonate-7-phosphate synthase II yields the protein MTWTKNSWKNFSIKQQPIYSNQEELDRVLNKLEKLPPLVFAGEVRELQNALARVCRKEAFLLQGGDCAESFANFGAVNIRDMFKILLQMAIVLTFAGGCPVVKIGRMAGQFAKPRSSDYEELDGVKLPSYRGDIINGFEFNEKARIPDPNRMLEAYYQSATTLNLLRGFAKGGLANLHEVHRWNLGFLKKSELHQQYTDISEKISQALDFMEACGINTYNTPSLKEVDVYTSHEALLLPYEEALTRVDSLSGEIYDCSAHMLWIGERTRGLDEAHVHFLSGVKNPLGVKIGPNASADDVIALANALNPNNEEGRLNIIIRMGAEKIATQLPKIFSKLKKEGLNLVYSIDPMHGNTVKAGDFKTREFDKIMQEVRYFFEIAMSEGVYAGGVHLEMTGQDVTECTGGASNVTAQSLEKRYETQCDPRLNADQALELAFLIADLVKKARK from the coding sequence ATGACTTGGACTAAAAATTCTTGGAAAAATTTTTCTATTAAACAGCAGCCTATTTACTCTAATCAAGAAGAGTTGGATAGGGTTTTAAATAAACTTGAAAAACTTCCTCCTTTGGTTTTTGCAGGTGAGGTTAGAGAGCTTCAAAATGCCTTAGCAAGAGTATGTCGAAAAGAGGCCTTTTTACTTCAAGGTGGAGATTGTGCGGAAAGTTTTGCAAATTTTGGAGCAGTAAATATACGAGATATGTTTAAAATTTTGCTTCAAATGGCTATAGTTTTAACTTTTGCAGGCGGTTGTCCAGTTGTTAAGATTGGTCGTATGGCAGGGCAATTTGCTAAACCAAGAAGTAGTGATTATGAAGAGCTAGATGGGGTAAAGCTTCCAAGTTATCGAGGTGATATTATCAATGGTTTTGAATTTAATGAAAAAGCTAGAATTCCTGATCCAAATAGAATGCTCGAGGCTTACTATCAAAGTGCTACTACTTTGAATTTATTGCGTGGTTTTGCTAAAGGGGGATTGGCTAATTTGCATGAGGTGCATCGATGGAATTTAGGTTTCTTGAAAAAAAGCGAATTGCATCAACAATATACTGATATCAGCGAAAAGATCTCTCAAGCTTTAGATTTTATGGAGGCTTGTGGTATTAATACTTACAATACTCCAAGTTTAAAAGAAGTTGATGTTTATACTTCCCATGAAGCCTTACTTTTACCTTATGAGGAAGCCTTAACTAGAGTAGATAGTTTAAGCGGTGAAATTTATGACTGTTCGGCTCATATGCTTTGGATAGGTGAGAGAACTAGAGGTCTTGATGAAGCTCATGTACACTTTTTAAGCGGAGTTAAAAATCCTTTAGGAGTGAAAATAGGTCCAAATGCTAGTGCCGACGATGTTATTGCTTTAGCTAACGCTTTAAATCCGAATAACGAAGAGGGTAGATTAAATATTATCATCAGAATGGGTGCTGAAAAAATAGCGACTCAATTACCTAAAATTTTCTCTAAGCTTAAAAAAGAGGGCTTAAATTTAGTTTATAGCATAGATCCTATGCATGGTAATACAGTAAAAGCAGGGGATTTTAAAACTCGCGAATTTGATAAAATCATGCAAGAGGTAAGATATTTCTTTGAAATAGCTATGAGTGAAGGCGTGTATGCAGGCGGGGTTCATCTTGAAATGACAGGACAGGATGTAACTGAATGTACGGGTGGTGCTAGCAATGTTACTGCACAAAGCCTAGAGAAGCGTTACGAGACACAGTGTGATCCAAGACTTAATGCAGATCAAGCTCTTGAACTTGCGTTTTTAATTGCTGATTTGGTTAAAAAGGCAAGAAAATGA
- a CDS encoding Transthyretin-like periplasmic protein: MFSIKKILLASISMPILLSATEYQLSTHILDITSGQPAPNVKVELFSLDKNQKWTKISEKFTENNGRVADLLPYEKAENRSSGIYKLKFYTKDYYMLHKVDSFYPFVEVSFELSKDQKHYHVPITLSPFGYSTYRGN, from the coding sequence ATGTTTTCTATTAAAAAAATCTTATTGGCTTCCATAAGTATGCCAATTTTATTAAGTGCAACAGAATATCAATTAAGCACTCATATCCTAGATATTACTTCTGGTCAACCTGCGCCCAATGTAAAAGTAGAACTTTTTAGTTTGGATAAAAATCAAAAATGGACTAAGATAAGTGAAAAATTTACAGAAAATAACGGTAGGGTAGCAGATTTACTTCCTTATGAAAAAGCAGAAAATCGCTCTTCTGGAATTTATAAACTTAAATTTTATACTAAAGATTACTATATGTTGCATAAAGTTGATAGTTTTTATCCTTTTGTAGAGGTGAGTTTTGAACTCTCAAAGGATCAAAAGCATTATCATGTGCCTATCACCCTATCTCCTTTTGGTTACTCAACTTATAGGGGAAATTGA
- a CDS encoding DNA polymerase III alpha subunit produces the protein MSQFTHLHLHTEYSLLDGANKLKELAKTLKEQGATSVAMTDHGNMFGAIDFYQTMRSQGLKPIIGLEAYLHNHEDISDKSSRQRFHLCLYAKNEVGYQNLMYLSSQSYIKGLYYYPRINKKLLEEHSEGLICSSACLQGEVNWHLNIHSERNVRFGAKGYEAAKEAALWYKKVFGDDFYFEIMRHGIGDQRAIDDDIIRLSKELDIKIIATNDTHYTFKERAAAHEVFMCIAMGKKLNDPDRLRHSVHEFYVKSPAQMSELFADIPEAIENTQEIANKCNLELNLGNPTPPNFKFTREYAKEYNISLPEEGKEFSFDNDDVVFDELCKKGLEERLKFVDISKHEEYKTRLEVEINIIKKMKFSGYMLIVHDFIKVAKDKGIPVGPGRGSAAGSLVAYSLKITDLDPIPYSLLFERFLNPERVSMPDIDVDFCQDRRGEVIDYVIDKYGADKVAQVITFGKLLARGVIRDVARVCDMSIPDADELAKLIPEELKITLDAAYEKEPKIKEFIERHPKGPEVWEYAKALEGLNRNAGMHAAGVVISNESLWKKTPLFRQSKNDERHLVTQYSKDHLEDVDLIKFDFLGLKTLTLINNAIKLIKKRYNKDIIWEAIDVNDAKVYKTIQSGNTLGIFQIESGGMQNLNARLKPERFEDIIAVLALYRPGPMESGMLDDFIDRKHGLKKIEYPFDTLESVLEPTYGVIVYQEQVMQIVQIIGGFSLGGADVVRRAMGKKDPEKMKKLKSEFADGAEKQGYDRVKAEELWELIVKFAGYGFNKSHSAAYALITFQTAYLKTYYPSEFMAALLTSEENNVDKIAVYIDEMKKMNIKLLPPSVNKAIREFSAVEQEDGKDAIVYGLGAIKSVGIPAVENLLEARERGEFKNIDDFLSRIEPTKINKRTLESLIKAGAFDEFGYTRKCLFDNMDNLTEGSKKMADARKNAASSLFGEDELTVGLQVNIVAKDEEFEVMEKLEFEKEILGIYVSGHPLDRFYEKFKDIDYIKSIDFSTLKGNGEILTIGKIESFKSMMSKNNKRYGRLEILDFYSTFEVTVFESNIEEIENILKNEASKNEAYGFLLSYRAEEGKLDSLALRSIKTLEELQEGEIKAVKKFSAKKNTLENKDFVAEPKEFENNIIELDLSRLNRELVYEIHEIARNAHNPNEKGNKKLVLKIVSTGSCLLYHTDFIISDSVSEKILNKYVG, from the coding sequence ATGAGCCAATTTACCCATCTTCATTTACATACAGAATATTCTTTACTTGATGGAGCTAATAAACTTAAAGAACTAGCTAAAACTCTTAAAGAGCAGGGTGCTACAAGTGTAGCTATGACAGATCATGGCAATATGTTTGGAGCAATTGATTTTTATCAAACTATGCGTTCTCAAGGATTAAAACCTATCATAGGTCTTGAGGCATATTTGCACAATCATGAAGATATTTCAGATAAAAGCTCGCGTCAAAGATTTCACCTTTGTTTATATGCAAAAAATGAGGTTGGTTATCAAAATTTAATGTATTTAAGTTCTCAAAGTTATATCAAAGGATTGTATTATTATCCCCGTATCAATAAAAAGCTTTTAGAAGAGCATAGTGAAGGACTTATCTGTTCTTCAGCTTGCTTACAAGGTGAGGTAAATTGGCATTTAAATATTCATAGTGAAAGAAATGTTCGTTTTGGAGCTAAGGGTTACGAGGCAGCCAAGGAAGCGGCTTTATGGTATAAAAAAGTTTTTGGCGATGATTTTTATTTTGAAATTATGCGTCATGGTATAGGAGATCAAAGAGCCATAGACGATGATATTATAAGACTCTCAAAAGAATTAGATATTAAGATTATTGCTACAAATGATACCCATTATACTTTTAAGGAAAGAGCAGCTGCTCATGAAGTATTTATGTGTATTGCTATGGGCAAAAAGCTGAATGATCCTGATCGTTTACGCCATAGCGTACATGAATTTTATGTCAAATCTCCAGCGCAAATGAGCGAGCTTTTTGCTGATATACCTGAAGCTATTGAAAATACTCAAGAAATTGCTAATAAATGTAACTTAGAGCTCAATTTAGGAAATCCTACTCCACCAAATTTTAAATTTACAAGAGAATATGCAAAAGAATATAACATAAGCTTGCCTGAAGAGGGTAAAGAATTTAGTTTTGATAATGATGATGTGGTTTTTGATGAGCTTTGTAAAAAAGGACTTGAGGAAAGGTTAAAATTCGTTGATATAAGCAAGCATGAAGAATATAAAACAAGGCTTGAAGTTGAAATCAATATCATCAAAAAAATGAAATTTTCAGGCTATATGCTAATCGTTCATGATTTTATCAAGGTGGCTAAAGATAAAGGAATTCCTGTAGGACCTGGAAGGGGTTCAGCTGCGGGTAGTCTGGTTGCTTATTCCTTAAAAATTACAGATTTAGATCCTATTCCTTATAGTTTACTTTTTGAGCGTTTTTTAAATCCAGAACGTGTATCGATGCCTGATATTGATGTGGATTTTTGTCAAGATAGACGCGGAGAAGTGATTGATTATGTGATTGATAAATATGGAGCTGATAAGGTTGCGCAGGTTATTACTTTTGGTAAGCTTTTAGCCCGCGGGGTGATTCGTGATGTGGCAAGAGTTTGTGATATGAGTATCCCTGATGCAGATGAACTTGCCAAGCTTATACCTGAAGAACTTAAAATCACTCTTGACGCAGCTTATGAAAAAGAACCAAAAATTAAAGAATTTATAGAACGCCATCCAAAGGGTCCTGAAGTTTGGGAGTATGCTAAGGCTCTTGAAGGACTCAATAGAAATGCAGGTATGCACGCAGCAGGTGTTGTGATTTCTAATGAGAGTTTATGGAAAAAAACTCCTCTTTTTAGGCAAAGCAAAAACGATGAAAGACATTTGGTTACACAATACTCTAAAGATCATTTAGAGGATGTGGATCTTATCAAATTTGACTTCTTGGGCTTAAAAACCCTAACTTTGATCAACAATGCTATTAAACTCATTAAAAAGCGTTACAATAAAGACATAATCTGGGAAGCTATTGATGTAAACGATGCTAAAGTTTATAAAACCATACAGAGTGGGAATACCTTAGGAATATTTCAAATAGAATCAGGCGGAATGCAAAACTTAAATGCAAGATTAAAGCCCGAGCGTTTTGAGGATATTATCGCGGTTCTTGCTCTTTATCGCCCAGGTCCTATGGAATCAGGAATGCTTGATGACTTTATAGATAGAAAGCATGGGCTTAAAAAGATAGAATATCCATTTGATACTCTTGAAAGTGTATTGGAGCCTACATATGGGGTTATTGTCTATCAAGAGCAAGTTATGCAAATTGTTCAAATTATAGGTGGATTTTCATTAGGCGGTGCTGATGTAGTGCGCCGTGCTATGGGTAAAAAAGATCCTGAAAAAATGAAAAAATTAAAAAGTGAATTTGCTGATGGTGCTGAAAAGCAGGGTTATGATAGAGTAAAAGCTGAAGAACTTTGGGAGTTGATTGTAAAATTTGCAGGATATGGTTTTAATAAATCTCACTCCGCAGCTTATGCCTTAATCACTTTTCAAACAGCTTATTTAAAAACTTACTATCCTAGCGAATTTATGGCAGCATTACTAACAAGTGAAGAAAATAATGTCGATAAAATCGCTGTTTATATCGATGAAATGAAAAAAATGAATATCAAACTTCTCCCGCCTTCTGTTAATAAAGCTATACGCGAATTCAGTGCAGTAGAGCAAGAAGATGGTAAAGATGCAATTGTTTATGGACTTGGAGCTATTAAAAGTGTGGGAATTCCTGCAGTTGAAAATTTACTTGAAGCAAGAGAGCGAGGCGAATTTAAAAATATTGATGATTTTTTAAGTAGGATAGAGCCTACAAAGATCAATAAAAGAACCCTAGAAAGTCTTATCAAAGCGGGGGCTTTTGATGAATTTGGCTATACGAGAAAGTGCTTGTTTGATAATATGGACAATTTAACCGAAGGTTCTAAAAAAATGGCTGATGCAAGGAAAAATGCAGCAAGTTCTCTTTTTGGAGAAGATGAGTTAACTGTTGGGTTGCAAGTTAATATAGTGGCCAAGGATGAAGAATTTGAGGTTATGGAAAAGCTTGAATTTGAAAAAGAGATTTTGGGAATTTATGTTTCAGGACATCCACTCGATCGTTTTTATGAGAAATTTAAAGATATAGATTATATAAAAAGCATAGATTTTTCAACGCTTAAAGGCAATGGAGAAATTTTAACCATAGGAAAGATTGAAAGCTTTAAATCTATGATGAGTAAAAATAATAAGCGTTATGGTAGGCTTGAGATATTGGATTTTTATTCTACTTTTGAAGTGACGGTTTTTGAGTCTAATATAGAAGAGATTGAAAATATTTTAAAAAATGAAGCCTCTAAAAATGAAGCTTATGGATTTTTATTAAGCTATAGAGCAGAAGAGGGCAAATTAGATAGCTTAGCTTTAAGATCAATTAAAACTCTAGAGGAACTTCAAGAAGGAGAGATTAAAGCGGTAAAAAAATTTAGTGCTAAGAAAAACACTTTAGAAAATAAAGACTTTGTAGCAGAACCTAAAGAATTTGAAAACAATATCATAGAGCTTGATCTTTCAAGATTGAATCGAGAACTTGTTTATGAAATTCACGAAATAGCAAGGAATGCGCATAATCCAAATGAAAAAGGCAACAAAAAGCTTGTCTTAAAGATCGTTAGCACCGGTTCTTGTTTGCTTTATCATACCGATTTTATCATCTCTGATAGTGTTAGTGAAAAAATTCTCAATAAATATGTGGGTTAA
- a CDS encoding Molybdopterin biosynthesis Mog protein, molybdochelatase yields the protein MDIIKIGILTLSDRASSGIYEDKATAEVERILNSYIKNEIIYFKELIPDDYDLIIKKLLYLVDEKECDLVITSGGTGPALRDVTPEATEAVCDKLMPGFGELMRLESLKFVPTAILSRQTAGIRNKSFIINLPGNPKAIAECLEPVFPAIPYCIDLIGGAYIEGNDEVIQVFRPKKKCQN from the coding sequence ATGGATATCATTAAAATAGGAATTTTAACCTTAAGCGATAGAGCAAGCAGTGGGATATACGAAGATAAAGCTACTGCTGAAGTTGAAAGAATTTTAAATTCATATATTAAAAATGAAATCATCTATTTTAAAGAACTTATACCGGATGATTATGATTTAATTATAAAAAAACTACTTTATCTAGTGGATGAGAAAGAATGTGACCTAGTAATCACTAGCGGAGGAACAGGACCAGCGCTTCGCGATGTGACCCCTGAAGCTACAGAAGCAGTATGTGATAAATTAATGCCAGGTTTTGGAGAGCTCATGCGTTTAGAAAGCTTAAAATTCGTACCCACAGCTATACTTTCAAGACAAACAGCAGGAATTCGCAACAAATCTTTCATCATCAATCTACCTGGTAACCCTAAAGCCATAGCAGAATGCCTAGAGCCTGTATTTCCTGCAATACCTTATTGTATCGATTTAATAGGTGGAGCTTATATAGAAGGAAATGACGAAGTAATTCAAGTCTTTAGACCTAAGAAAAAATGTCAAAATTAA
- a CDS encoding Flagellin C, with amino-acid sequence MMISDASMMQQNYYLNNAQKASEKALENIAAVRAISGVDSANLAIADSLRSQSSTIDQGVANAYDAIGVLQIADASLTNISQSADRLNELSVKMNNAALNDSQKSMLRTEATRIQESINDSFNNATYNGKNVFQTMNFVVGSGTETTNLNPLATSGLSIDNQDSITSFMDQLGALRSEIGSGINAITSNINASVQNSINTKAAENNLLNNDMAKNVNDFNSNYLKENAAAFVAAQSNMQLQSKIASLLQ; translated from the coding sequence ATGATGATCTCTGATGCAAGTATGATGCAACAAAATTATTATTTAAACAATGCTCAAAAAGCTAGCGAAAAAGCCTTAGAAAACATTGCAGCTGTCCGTGCAATAAGTGGAGTTGATAGTGCTAATTTAGCTATTGCTGATTCTTTAAGATCTCAATCAAGCACTATAGATCAAGGTGTTGCAAATGCTTATGATGCTATCGGGGTTTTGCAAATTGCAGATGCGAGTCTTACAAATATTTCTCAAAGCGCTGATAGACTCAATGAACTCTCCGTAAAAATGAATAATGCAGCATTAAACGACTCTCAAAAAAGTATGCTAAGAACAGAAGCAACGCGCATACAAGAATCTATCAATGATTCTTTTAATAATGCTACTTATAATGGAAAAAATGTGTTTCAAACTATGAATTTCGTAGTAGGAAGCGGAACTGAAACAACTAATTTAAATCCATTGGCAACTAGCGGTCTTAGTATAGATAATCAAGACAGTATTACAAGTTTTATGGATCAACTTGGTGCTTTAAGAAGTGAAATAGGTTCAGGTATTAATGCTATCACATCTAATATCAATGCTAGTGTACAAAATAGTATCAATACTAAAGCAGCTGAAAACAATTTACTCAATAATGACATGGCAAAAAATGTCAATGATTTTAATAGCAATTACCTAAAAGAAAACGCAGCTGCTTTTGTTGCTGCACAATCTAATATGCAGCTTCAAAGTAAAATTGCTAGCTTATTGCAATGA